The following proteins are encoded in a genomic region of bacterium:
- a CDS encoding dipeptide epimerase, with the protein MKILAAEAWRVDMPLAEPYAIAYESVDRAANIFVRLDAGSQVGWGCAAPDEPVTGETPGGTLAVLAGDAAAVLRGADPLRPSALLHRLTPVLGGRPAARAAIDMALWDLMGRQAGLPLWRLFGGYRLRIRTSITIGILDEPSTVARALEYTGRGFRCLKLKGGIDPEGDAARVLKVREAVGPGVELRFDANQGYTVEESLAFVALARRARLSLIEQPTPRAELEQLGRVTAGVHVRVMADESLMSLRDAFRLTRRDLADMVNIKLMKVGGLSEALKIAAVAQAAGWEIMVGCMDESALAIAAGLHFALARRNVRYADLDGHLDLRDDPSAGAVRLRDGWLYPTDGPGLGFTPRGF; encoded by the coding sequence ATGAAGATCCTGGCGGCAGAAGCCTGGCGCGTGGACATGCCCCTGGCCGAGCCGTACGCCATCGCCTACGAGAGCGTGGATCGCGCCGCCAACATCTTCGTGCGGCTCGATGCGGGTTCGCAGGTGGGCTGGGGCTGTGCCGCGCCCGACGAGCCGGTCACGGGCGAGACCCCCGGCGGCACGCTTGCGGTGCTGGCCGGCGATGCCGCGGCGGTGCTTCGCGGCGCCGATCCCCTGAGGCCTTCTGCCCTGCTGCATCGGCTGACGCCTGTGCTGGGCGGACGCCCGGCCGCGCGCGCCGCCATCGACATGGCGCTGTGGGACCTGATGGGCCGCCAGGCCGGCCTGCCGTTGTGGCGCCTGTTCGGCGGCTACAGGCTGCGCATCCGCACTTCGATCACGATCGGCATCCTCGATGAACCGAGCACCGTCGCCCGCGCCCTGGAGTATACCGGGCGCGGCTTCCGGTGCCTCAAGCTGAAGGGTGGGATCGACCCCGAGGGCGATGCGGCGCGCGTGCTGAAGGTGCGCGAGGCGGTGGGGCCCGGTGTGGAGCTGCGCTTCGACGCCAACCAGGGCTATACCGTCGAGGAGTCGCTGGCGTTCGTGGCACTGGCCCGTCGCGCCCGGCTGTCGCTGATCGAGCAGCCCACGCCGCGCGCCGAGCTGGAGCAGCTGGGTCGCGTCACTGCCGGCGTGCATGTGCGCGTCATGGCCGACGAGAGCCTCATGTCGCTGCGCGACGCATTCCGCCTGACGCGACGCGACCTGGCGGACATGGTGAACATCAAGTTGATGAAGGTCGGCGGCCTCAGCGAGGCCCTGAAGATCGCCGCTGTGGCGCAGGCCGCCGGCTGGGAGATCATGGTCGGTTGCATGGACGAGTCCGCGCTCGCGATCGCGGCCGGCCTGCACTTCGCGCTGGCGCGTCGCAACGTCCGCTACGCCGACCTGGACGGGCATCTCGACCTGCGCGACGACCCTTCGGCCGGCGCCGTGCGCCTGCGCGACGGGTGGCTCTACCCGACCGATGGGCCCGGCCTCGGTTTCACGCCGCGGGGATTCTAG
- the xth gene encoding exodeoxyribonuclease III, which produces MKLVSWNVNGLRACVGKGFGDFVATSGADVICLQEVRAHATQVEARWPGWTMHWNPALKPGYSGTAILTRRPPLAVFPGLGLGDYDTEGRVLTAEFEDLFVVTVYTPNAQRELTRLDYRCRQWDPEFLRFVKRLEKYKPVVFCGDLNVSHQEIDLANPAANRGNAGFTDEERAGFDRLLEAGFIDTFRVFEGGGGHYSWWSNRKGVREKNIGWRLDYFLASAALRPRLRAAGILPSVMGSDHCPVTLDLA; this is translated from the coding sequence ATGAAACTCGTCTCCTGGAACGTCAACGGCCTGCGCGCCTGCGTGGGGAAGGGTTTCGGCGATTTCGTCGCGACCAGCGGCGCCGATGTCATCTGCCTGCAGGAAGTGCGGGCCCATGCGACGCAGGTCGAGGCGCGCTGGCCCGGTTGGACGATGCACTGGAACCCCGCGCTGAAACCCGGCTACTCGGGCACGGCCATCCTGACGCGTCGTCCACCATTGGCCGTGTTCCCGGGCCTGGGCCTGGGCGACTACGACACCGAAGGCCGCGTCCTGACCGCCGAGTTCGAGGACCTGTTCGTGGTCACCGTCTACACGCCGAACGCGCAGCGTGAGTTGACCCGCCTGGACTACCGCTGTCGGCAATGGGATCCCGAATTCCTGCGCTTCGTCAAGCGGCTGGAGAAGTACAAGCCGGTGGTGTTCTGCGGCGATTTGAACGTGTCTCATCAGGAAATCGACCTGGCAAATCCTGCCGCCAACCGCGGCAATGCCGGCTTCACCGACGAGGAACGCGCCGGGTTCGACCGCCTGCTCGAAGCGGGATTCATCGACACGTTCCGCGTCTTCGAGGGCGGGGGCGGGCACTACTCGTGGTGGAGCAACCGCAAGGGCGTGCGGGAAAAGAACATCGGCTGGCGGTTGGACTACTTCCTGGCCTCGGCGGCCCTCCGCCCGCGCCTGCGGGCGGCCGGCATCCTGCCCTCGGTGATGGGTTCGGACCATTGTCCGGTGACCCTCGATCTGGCCTGA
- a CDS encoding pyridoxal-phosphate dependent enzyme, which produces MAEQEERRRDPSPPEGGLSLLDGVSPVASTLPADMAEQRLVAADKDRPLAERLAAFEDIAETEVGDTSLSRARNLERSAGLRQILLKFEGGNPSGTQKDRIAFAQAQDALRRGYDTLTVATCGNYGAATALAASMAGLRCLVYLPAAYHTRRDSEMEALGATLVRVPGDYEAAVAASRAFAEQSDVYDANPGGANTSIQLRAYGEIAYEIYDELRDAPAVVAVPVSNGTTLAGIHHGFVSLFRRGKTSRVPKLVCGSSHGKNPIVIAWRRNLADCDDLAPDKIRETPINEPLINWHSIDGSEALAAVRSTGGWAADSSDKAMLAAARMLKEREGLHVLPASTAGLLVLLARHEKEPLPGDRYVAVLTGRR; this is translated from the coding sequence ATGGCCGAACAGGAAGAGCGGCGGCGCGATCCGTCACCGCCCGAGGGCGGGCTCTCGCTGCTGGACGGCGTGTCGCCGGTCGCCTCGACGCTGCCGGCCGACATGGCCGAGCAGCGGCTCGTGGCCGCCGACAAGGACCGCCCGCTGGCCGAGCGGCTCGCCGCCTTCGAGGACATCGCCGAGACGGAAGTAGGCGACACGTCGCTGTCGCGTGCGCGCAACCTTGAGCGGTCGGCGGGGCTGCGGCAGATCCTGCTGAAGTTCGAGGGGGGCAATCCCTCCGGAACGCAGAAGGACCGCATCGCCTTCGCCCAGGCGCAGGACGCGCTGCGGCGCGGCTACGATACGCTGACGGTGGCAACCTGCGGCAACTACGGCGCCGCGACGGCGCTCGCGGCCTCGATGGCCGGCCTGCGTTGCCTCGTCTACCTGCCGGCCGCGTACCACACGCGGCGCGACTCCGAGATGGAGGCGCTCGGCGCCACGCTGGTGCGCGTGCCCGGCGACTACGAGGCCGCCGTGGCCGCCTCGCGCGCCTTTGCCGAGCAGTCGGACGTCTACGACGCCAACCCGGGCGGAGCCAATACCTCGATCCAGCTGCGCGCCTACGGCGAGATCGCCTACGAGATCTACGACGAACTGCGCGATGCGCCCGCCGTGGTGGCGGTGCCGGTGTCCAACGGCACGACGCTGGCCGGCATCCACCACGGGTTCGTTTCGCTCTTCCGGCGCGGCAAGACCTCGCGCGTGCCGAAGCTGGTCTGCGGGTCCTCGCACGGGAAGAACCCCATCGTCATCGCCTGGCGGCGCAACCTGGCGGACTGTGACGACCTTGCGCCGGACAAGATCCGCGAGACGCCGATCAACGAGCCGCTCATCAACTGGCATTCGATCGACGGCAGCGAAGCCCTGGCGGCCGTGCGCTCGACCGGTGGCTGGGCTGCCGATTCCAGCGACAAGGCCATGCTGGCTGCGGCGCGCATGCTGAAGGAGAGGGAGGGGCTGCACGTGCTGCCGGCGTCGACCGCCGGGCTGCTCGTGCTGCTCGCCCGCCACGAGAAGGAACCGCTGCCGGGCGACCGTTACGTCGCCGTGCTGACCGGGAGGCGCTGA
- a CDS encoding sensor histidine kinase, whose translation MRDAASESRWRRIEGPGTIALMIVAVSLMHYSTAIHIHEAHGIYRRLYYFPILLAAFRYGRRGGLAAAFATCAFYAPHAFGLIGFDPAFALEKSLEMVLYFAVGLVAGVLVDREHATQRSLRRTLEDRDRMASQLLRSERLAAVGRLSAGLAHEIRNPLASINGAAEVLGDDFPAGHPKARLAAILRDESRRLNDVLTRFLTFARGAPATAAPFDLLAEARAVAELARRGPGTPEVTVDGPASLPQAIGNPEQVRQVLLNLVLNGLAAAGPGGSIEMQVVAEGETVCCRVLDDGPGFSDEAAANFGTPFFSTTNGGTGLGLATSLRLIEDLGGTLVIDREAGRGCVELRLPSAGVAAAGAPSGR comes from the coding sequence ATGCGCGATGCCGCGAGCGAAAGCCGCTGGCGACGGATCGAGGGGCCGGGCACGATCGCCCTGATGATCGTGGCGGTTTCGCTGATGCACTACAGCACGGCGATCCACATCCACGAGGCGCACGGCATCTACCGGCGGCTGTACTACTTCCCCATCCTGCTGGCTGCGTTCCGCTACGGCCGGCGCGGCGGACTGGCTGCGGCCTTCGCCACCTGCGCCTTCTACGCGCCGCATGCCTTCGGGCTGATCGGCTTCGACCCTGCGTTCGCGCTGGAGAAGTCGCTCGAGATGGTCCTCTACTTCGCCGTGGGCCTTGTGGCCGGTGTCCTGGTCGACCGCGAGCACGCCACCCAGCGCAGCCTGCGCCGCACGCTGGAGGACCGCGACCGGATGGCGTCGCAACTGCTGCGGTCCGAACGGCTGGCCGCGGTGGGACGACTGTCGGCCGGCCTGGCGCACGAGATCCGCAATCCGCTGGCCAGCATCAACGGCGCGGCGGAGGTGCTGGGCGACGACTTCCCGGCCGGGCACCCCAAGGCCCGCCTGGCCGCGATCCTTCGCGATGAGAGCCGGCGCCTGAACGACGTGTTGACGCGCTTCCTGACCTTTGCGCGCGGCGCGCCGGCGACCGCGGCCCCGTTCGACCTGCTGGCCGAGGCCCGCGCGGTCGCCGAGCTGGCCCGTCGCGGGCCCGGGACTCCGGAGGTAACGGTCGACGGACCCGCGTCCCTGCCGCAGGCCATCGGCAACCCCGAGCAGGTCCGGCAGGTGCTGCTCAACCTGGTGCTGAACGGACTGGCCGCCGCGGGTCCCGGCGGGAGCATCGAGATGCAGGTGGTTGCCGAGGGCGAAACCGTCTGCTGCCGCGTGCTCGATGACGGCCCCGGATTCAGCGACGAGGCCGCCGCCAACTTCGGCACACCGTTCTTCAGCACGACGAACGGCGGCACCGGACTCGGACTGGCGACGAGCCTGCGGCTGATCGAGGACCTGGGCGGCACGCTGGTCATCGATCGCGAGGCCGGCCGCGGTTGTGTCGAATTGAGGCTGCCGTCAGCGGGCGTTGCGGCCGCGGGCGCTCCTTCGGGAAGGTGA
- a CDS encoding DUF1611 domain-containing protein, with the protein MTAVANEWPEGNAIVYCQGAFNTTYGKTAHGLVRRSERYRVLAVIDAAWAGRDAGEVLDGRAAGIPVVPDLEAALRLRGADGRGPTHFVVGLAPDGGRLPPEARVVVAAALAAGLNVDSGLHDFLGDDPELVQLAARRGVRIRDVRRTPPRPELHFFDGRISQVQALKVAVLGTDSAVGKRTTAWLLVDAFRAAGRRAELVGTGQTAWLQGAKHSLILDSLINDFVSGEIEHAVWSCWEDGRPDVIVLEGQGSLLNPAYPGGFELLAAGRPDVVVMQHAPARREYDGFPGHALHDLATQIKATELISGREVAAITINHEELDAAGIEAARAAIRAETGLPAFDVLREGAGGLREALAPWLARADERRGRGAAGGKD; encoded by the coding sequence ATGACCGCAGTTGCAAACGAGTGGCCCGAGGGCAACGCCATCGTCTACTGCCAGGGTGCGTTCAACACAACCTACGGCAAGACCGCGCATGGCCTGGTGCGGCGCAGTGAACGCTATCGCGTGCTGGCCGTGATCGATGCCGCCTGGGCAGGGCGCGATGCCGGCGAGGTGCTCGACGGTCGCGCTGCGGGCATCCCGGTCGTGCCGGACCTGGAGGCGGCGCTGCGGTTGCGCGGCGCCGACGGCCGAGGCCCGACGCACTTCGTCGTGGGCCTGGCGCCGGACGGGGGCCGGTTGCCGCCCGAGGCGCGCGTGGTGGTGGCCGCCGCACTCGCGGCGGGGCTCAACGTGGACAGCGGCCTTCACGACTTCCTGGGCGACGACCCGGAACTGGTGCAGCTGGCCGCCCGGCGCGGGGTGCGCATCCGCGATGTACGTCGCACCCCGCCGCGGCCCGAACTGCACTTCTTCGACGGGCGCATCTCGCAGGTGCAGGCGCTGAAGGTGGCCGTTCTGGGCACCGACTCGGCCGTGGGCAAGCGCACGACGGCCTGGCTCCTGGTCGATGCCTTCCGCGCAGCCGGACGCCGCGCCGAACTGGTGGGCACCGGCCAGACGGCCTGGCTGCAGGGCGCGAAGCACTCGCTCATCCTCGATTCGCTGATCAACGATTTCGTGTCGGGCGAGATCGAGCACGCGGTCTGGTCGTGCTGGGAGGACGGGCGGCCCGACGTGATCGTGCTCGAGGGCCAGGGCAGCCTGCTCAATCCCGCCTACCCGGGCGGTTTCGAACTGCTGGCGGCAGGGAGGCCCGACGTCGTGGTGATGCAGCATGCGCCGGCGCGTCGCGAGTACGACGGCTTTCCCGGCCACGCGCTGCACGACCTGGCGACACAGATCAAGGCCACCGAGCTGATCTCCGGCCGTGAGGTGGCCGCGATCACCATCAACCACGAGGAACTGGACGCCGCCGGGATCGAGGCTGCACGTGCGGCCATCAGGGCCGAGACCGGCCTTCCCGCCTTCGACGTGCTGCGCGAAGGCGCCGGCGGGCTGCGCGAGGCGCTGGCGCCCTGGCTGGCCAGGGCCGACGAGCGCCGGGGCCGCGGGGCCGCCGGCGGAAAGGACTAG
- a CDS encoding Ig-like domain-containing protein yields the protein MRARHSLSRLSAAALLMVVAAAGWAFATTPQTIVIDGVNDFLPANLVDADGGDTQFPNIDLGDTYATNDAVNLFLGLSHNPAGWSGVQLGIAIDVNTAAGGSVDPWGRQLEWSLAAYKPDFMFYTNLSNNWQAAYQWNGSAWVGIGTAGPGALGWSTATGFKELPILLGTLGVTSGSTIRWEAWVTQDGGTKGPLDAMANDGSQLSTPGFTLWDTASPIPMTEMTLYTVQAAADPDPPYVTGVQATSYPITSLFDVFFNEPIKPSSVLANGSQFAVSGGAVVTGATVAANVVHLTLSAPLAASASLYSVTVTGVTDNANNVIPADNVQNRACFGLKDVVFRGKMGPFLANQGAGPHAFSIEGDQSPLTFDPLCDAGVMVDTGIDDIWQYSTKMLYAGNCAAGTGSESFEWKFNYNCGTWSPWPTTACIRWTSRTAPRTCSSSGGPTRTRRCSRRARWRSSSTST from the coding sequence ATGCGTGCTCGTCACAGCCTGTCGCGCCTGTCGGCGGCGGCCCTTTTGATGGTGGTCGCCGCTGCAGGGTGGGCGTTCGCCACCACGCCGCAGACGATCGTCATCGACGGCGTCAACGACTTCCTGCCCGCCAACCTTGTCGATGCCGATGGCGGGGACACCCAGTTCCCGAACATCGATCTCGGCGACACCTACGCCACCAACGACGCCGTGAACCTGTTCCTGGGATTGAGCCACAATCCGGCCGGCTGGAGCGGCGTGCAGCTGGGCATCGCCATCGATGTCAACACGGCCGCCGGCGGCTCGGTCGATCCCTGGGGTCGCCAGCTGGAATGGAGCCTGGCCGCCTACAAGCCGGACTTCATGTTCTACACCAACCTCAGCAACAACTGGCAGGCCGCCTACCAGTGGAACGGCTCGGCCTGGGTCGGCATCGGCACCGCCGGTCCCGGCGCCCTGGGCTGGTCCACGGCCACGGGCTTCAAGGAACTGCCGATCCTGCTCGGCACACTGGGTGTCACGTCCGGCAGCACCATCCGCTGGGAAGCCTGGGTGACGCAGGACGGCGGCACCAAGGGCCCGCTCGACGCCATGGCCAACGACGGCTCGCAGCTGTCGACGCCCGGCTTCACGCTGTGGGATACGGCGTCGCCCATCCCCATGACCGAGATGACGCTCTACACGGTGCAGGCCGCCGCCGACCCCGATCCCCCGTATGTCACGGGCGTGCAGGCGACCAGCTACCCCATCACGTCGCTGTTCGACGTGTTCTTCAACGAGCCGATCAAGCCCTCGAGCGTTCTCGCGAACGGCAGCCAGTTCGCCGTCAGCGGCGGCGCCGTGGTCACGGGCGCGACCGTTGCCGCCAACGTGGTGCACCTGACGCTGTCGGCGCCCCTGGCGGCGTCGGCTTCGCTGTATTCGGTGACGGTGACGGGCGTGACCGACAACGCCAACAACGTGATCCCGGCCGACAACGTGCAGAACCGGGCCTGCTTCGGCCTGAAGGATGTCGTCTTCCGCGGCAAGATGGGCCCGTTCCTGGCCAACCAGGGCGCCGGCCCGCATGCGTTCTCGATCGAGGGCGACCAGTCGCCGTTGACCTTCGACCCGCTGTGCGACGCGGGCGTCATGGTCGATACCGGCATCGATGACATCTGGCAGTACTCCACGAAGATGCTCTATGCGGGCAATTGCGCGGCCGGCACGGGTAGCGAGTCGTTCGAATGGAAGTTCAACTACAACTGCGGCACGTGGAGCCCCTGGCCAACAACCGCGTGCATACGCTGGACATCGCGAACGGCGCCCAGGACGTGCTCGAGTTCTGGTGGGCCGACGAGGACCCGACGCTGTTCACGACGCGCGCGGTGGCGGTCGAGTTCCACGTCGACCTGA
- a CDS encoding sigma-54-dependent Fis family transcriptional regulator, with product MSRILVIDDDQSLREVVRYILDEAGHEVLTAADGAAGLELLASGPDLVVSDIRMPGIDGMAVLRRIRETAAPVPPVIMLTAHGTVEQAVQAMRLGAFTYILKPFSRDELLFSVEQALHAGRLERDNDALRRLLRRREPDNGLLYRSPVMAQLMRNLRQAAPSDAAVLLQGESGTGKELAARALHDLSARWDKPFVAVNCGAIPGDLVESELFGHARGAFTGADQARPGRIRGAAGGTLFLDEIGELPLAVQPKLLRVLEARLVDPVGGTEPFAVDFRLVCATHRDLAQEVAAGRFREDLWYRLNVLMLTLPPLRERPADIPLLWEHFTLLHGGPGVTSEPELLEALARLAWRGNVRELKNVNQRLVLMRGGDTLTVAALRELAPHAGGVAPAAATGTDDDGGGLPLGPLPPGGLSLVELEKEVIRRALALCGGNRSRTANYLSIPRHILLYRLNKYDLD from the coding sequence ATGTCCCGGATCCTGGTGATCGACGACGACCAGAGCCTGCGCGAGGTGGTGCGCTACATCCTCGACGAGGCCGGCCACGAAGTGCTCACGGCCGCTGACGGCGCCGCCGGGCTGGAACTGCTGGCCTCCGGGCCCGACCTGGTGGTGTCCGACATCCGCATGCCGGGGATCGACGGCATGGCTGTCCTGCGCCGCATCCGCGAGACGGCGGCGCCCGTGCCGCCGGTGATCATGCTGACCGCCCACGGCACCGTCGAGCAGGCGGTACAGGCCATGCGCCTGGGCGCCTTCACCTACATCCTGAAACCGTTTTCGCGCGACGAATTGCTGTTCTCGGTGGAGCAGGCCCTCCACGCCGGCCGCCTCGAACGCGACAATGACGCGCTGCGCCGGCTGCTGCGTCGCCGCGAACCCGACAACGGGCTGCTTTACCGTTCGCCGGTGATGGCCCAGCTCATGCGCAACCTGCGCCAGGCCGCTCCCAGCGATGCCGCCGTGCTGCTCCAGGGCGAGAGCGGCACCGGCAAGGAGCTCGCGGCGCGCGCGCTGCACGACCTGTCCGCGCGCTGGGACAAGCCGTTCGTCGCCGTCAACTGCGGCGCCATCCCCGGCGACCTGGTCGAGTCGGAGCTGTTCGGGCATGCCCGCGGGGCCTTCACGGGTGCGGACCAGGCCCGCCCTGGGCGCATCCGCGGCGCCGCCGGCGGCACGCTGTTCCTGGACGAGATCGGCGAGCTGCCCCTGGCCGTGCAGCCGAAGCTGCTTCGCGTGCTTGAAGCCCGGCTCGTCGACCCGGTGGGCGGCACCGAGCCCTTTGCCGTCGACTTCCGCCTCGTCTGCGCGACGCATCGCGACCTGGCGCAGGAAGTGGCGGCCGGACGCTTCCGTGAGGACCTGTGGTACCGCCTCAACGTGCTGATGTTGACGCTGCCACCACTGCGCGAACGCCCCGCCGACATCCCCCTGCTCTGGGAACATTTCACGCTGCTGCACGGCGGCCCCGGCGTGACTTCCGAACCGGAACTGCTGGAGGCGCTGGCGCGCCTGGCCTGGCGCGGCAACGTGCGCGAACTGAAGAACGTCAACCAGCGGCTGGTGCTGATGCGCGGCGGCGACACCCTCACCGTCGCCGCCCTGCGCGAGCTGGCCCCCCATGCCGGCGGTGTGGCGCCTGCCGCCGCCACCGGCACCGACGACGACGGCGGCGGCCTGCCCCTCGGCCCGCTGCCGCCCGGCGGCCTCTCGCTCGTCGAACTGGAGAAGGAAGTGATCCGCCGCGCGCTGGCCCTGTGCGGGGGCAACCGCAGCCGCACCGCCAACTACCTGTCGATCCCCCGCCACATCCTCCTCTACCGCCTCAATAAATACGACCTGGACTAG
- a CDS encoding creatininase family protein codes for MPGRAPAGPLAPLLVWDRLEVGPVRVEPRRVTAPYTVVRGGGRETIDLVYSYEEDVFTPGEAADENLAAMITAQVALNYGLFAAELVFHGAFDERDRRFLADMAANTAREIYVKKILQPNPFLVGAAAQLPVDRRGEYLQARLVFPDPEPEATAPAAAWDRDPQACAVLSSGGKDSLLSYGLLAESGVPVHPIFVNESGRHWFTALNAYRHFKDHVPGTSRVWTNCDRVFTFLLRQLPFIRPDFADVRSDAYPVRLWTVAVFQCGALPVMRKRGIGRLVIGDEFDTSLRARHQGIPHYDGLYDQSRWFDLAFSRYFQRKGWRVHQFSVLRNLSELLIEKILVERYPDLLRHQVSCHASHKEPAAGRVLPCGRCEKCRRIVGMLSALGADPAACGYEPTQVEPALGRFVSEGVHQESACSEHTTVLLQQRGLLPRDGRTRAHPEVLQVRIDRERAPLTTVPRDLRGPLLRLCLEHAAGAVRRHGRLWVPCDPFALPEFTTPAAFEAPSPAGQGDAGEGRGRRWILGELTWPEAERRFREVDVVLLPVGAIEQHGPHLPLDVDAYDAEWLAREVASRCSDPKPIVLPLLPYGVSYHHEDFPGTISLRNETMAQLIYDVGMSVARCGAQKLVMINGHGGNGPALAFAAQMINRDAHIFTCVESGETSDVDIAAMADTVNDVHAGEIETSTSLANRPELVRTDRLEAAVPRFSSRFLDFSNQRAVDWQAHTARISPTGVMGDPTRASAEKGRRMWEVMIRNLVEFVEDLRDLSLDEIHQRRY; via the coding sequence ATGCCGGGCAGGGCACCAGCCGGTCCGCTGGCTCCGCTCCTGGTCTGGGACCGCCTCGAGGTGGGACCGGTCCGCGTGGAGCCGCGGCGCGTGACCGCGCCCTATACGGTGGTGCGCGGCGGGGGCCGCGAGACGATCGACCTGGTCTACTCCTATGAAGAGGACGTGTTCACGCCGGGCGAGGCGGCGGACGAGAACCTCGCTGCGATGATCACGGCGCAGGTCGCGCTGAACTACGGGCTCTTCGCGGCGGAACTGGTCTTCCACGGCGCCTTCGACGAACGCGACCGCCGCTTCCTGGCCGACATGGCCGCCAACACGGCGCGCGAGATCTACGTCAAGAAGATCCTGCAGCCGAACCCGTTCCTGGTCGGCGCTGCGGCGCAACTGCCCGTGGACCGCCGCGGCGAGTACCTGCAGGCGAGGCTCGTGTTTCCCGATCCCGAGCCCGAGGCGACGGCCCCGGCGGCGGCCTGGGACCGGGATCCGCAGGCTTGCGCCGTGCTGTCGAGCGGCGGCAAGGACAGCCTGCTCAGCTACGGCCTGCTGGCGGAGAGCGGCGTGCCGGTGCACCCGATCTTCGTCAACGAGTCGGGTCGGCACTGGTTCACGGCCCTCAATGCCTACCGCCACTTCAAGGACCATGTGCCGGGCACCTCGCGCGTGTGGACCAACTGCGATCGCGTCTTCACCTTCCTGCTGCGGCAGCTGCCGTTCATCCGGCCCGACTTCGCCGACGTCCGTTCCGATGCCTACCCCGTGCGCCTGTGGACCGTGGCGGTATTCCAGTGCGGTGCGCTGCCGGTCATGCGCAAGCGGGGCATCGGTCGCCTGGTCATCGGCGACGAGTTCGACACCAGCCTGCGCGCCCGTCACCAGGGCATCCCGCACTACGACGGGCTCTACGACCAGAGCCGCTGGTTCGACCTGGCCTTCAGCCGCTACTTCCAGCGCAAGGGCTGGCGTGTGCACCAGTTCTCGGTGCTGCGGAACCTGTCGGAGCTGCTGATCGAGAAGATCCTCGTCGAGCGCTACCCGGACCTGCTGCGGCACCAGGTCTCCTGCCACGCCTCGCACAAGGAGCCGGCCGCGGGCCGCGTGCTGCCGTGCGGCCGCTGCGAGAAGTGCCGCCGCATCGTCGGCATGCTGTCGGCGCTGGGTGCCGACCCGGCCGCCTGCGGCTACGAGCCCACGCAGGTCGAGCCCGCCCTGGGCCGCTTCGTGAGCGAGGGTGTGCACCAGGAGAGCGCCTGTTCCGAGCACACGACGGTGCTGCTGCAGCAGCGGGGGCTGCTGCCGCGCGACGGCCGCACGCGGGCGCATCCCGAGGTGCTGCAGGTGCGCATCGACCGCGAGCGGGCGCCGCTGACGACGGTACCCCGCGACCTTCGCGGTCCGTTGCTGCGCCTGTGCCTGGAGCATGCCGCGGGCGCCGTGCGCCGGCACGGCCGCCTCTGGGTACCCTGTGACCCGTTTGCCCTGCCCGAGTTCACGACGCCGGCCGCCTTCGAGGCGCCGTCGCCGGCAGGCCAGGGTGATGCCGGTGAGGGTCGTGGTCGGCGCTGGATCCTCGGCGAACTGACCTGGCCCGAGGCCGAGCGCCGCTTCCGCGAGGTGGACGTGGTACTGCTGCCGGTGGGCGCCATCGAACAGCACGGTCCGCACCTGCCTTTGGATGTCGACGCCTACGACGCCGAGTGGCTGGCCCGAGAGGTGGCTTCGCGCTGCTCGGACCCGAAGCCGATCGTGCTGCCGCTCCTGCCGTACGGGGTCTCGTACCACCACGAGGACTTCCCGGGCACGATCTCGCTGCGCAACGAGACCATGGCGCAGCTGATCTACGACGTGGGCATGAGCGTGGCGCGCTGCGGCGCCCAGAAGCTGGTGATGATCAACGGGCACGGCGGCAACGGCCCGGCGCTGGCTTTCGCGGCGCAGATGATCAATCGCGACGCCCACATCTTCACCTGTGTGGAGTCGGGCGAGACGAGCGATGTCGACATCGCGGCGATGGCCGACACCGTCAACGACGTGCACGCCGGCGAGATCGAGACCAGCACCAGCCTGGCCAACCGGCCGGAGCTGGTGCGCACCGACCGCCTGGAGGCGGCCGTGCCGCGCTTCTCGAGCCGGTTCCTCGACTTTTCCAACCAGCGGGCGGTCGACTGGCAGGCCCACACCGCGCGCATCTCGCCCACGGGCGTGATGGGCGACCCCACGCGCGCGTCGGCCGAGAAGGGCCGGCGCATGTGGGAGGTCATGATCCGCAACCTCGTCGAATTTGTGGAGGACCTGCGCGACCTTTCGCTCGACGAGATCCACCAGCGGCGGTACTGA